The following are from one region of the Leptospira yasudae genome:
- a CDS encoding YdeI/OmpD-associated family protein — protein MNAKVDAFLAKTKQWKKEFEQLRAIILECGLTEEFKWGNPCYTIGKGNVVLIHGFKECCALLFFKGALLKDPKGILVIQSENVQSARQIRFTNVQEIVKKKSVLKTYVKEAAEVEKAGLKVDFKKTKDFKVPDEFLNPLEDNPALKAAFDALTPGRQRAYLLHFAAPKQSKTRESRVEKCIPLILKGKGLND, from the coding sequence ATGAACGCGAAAGTGGACGCATTTCTCGCTAAAACCAAGCAATGGAAAAAAGAATTCGAACAACTGCGCGCGATCATTCTCGAATGCGGGCTCACGGAAGAATTCAAATGGGGAAATCCGTGTTATACGATCGGGAAAGGAAACGTGGTTTTAATCCACGGATTCAAGGAATGCTGCGCGCTTCTTTTTTTCAAAGGGGCCTTATTGAAAGACCCCAAAGGAATTCTCGTCATACAATCCGAGAACGTGCAGTCCGCTCGTCAGATCCGTTTCACGAATGTTCAGGAAATCGTTAAAAAGAAATCCGTTTTAAAAACATACGTCAAAGAAGCCGCCGAAGTCGAAAAGGCGGGTTTGAAAGTGGATTTTAAAAAGACGAAGGATTTTAAAGTCCCTGATGAGTTTTTAAATCCATTGGAAGATAACCCCGCTTTAAAAGCGGCTTTCGACGCGTTGACGCCCGGAAGACAAAGAGCGTATCTTCTTCACTTTGCTGCTCCGAAACAATCTAAAACGAGGGAGTCGCGGGTTGAAAAATGTATTCCTCTCATTCTCAAGGGAAAAGGATTGAACGATTGA
- a CDS encoding DNA-3-methyladenine glycosylase family protein, whose product MKHKIQSFDRENFHSICDRLSKKDKELHSILVKYGYPPFWSRQPSFETLVHIILEQQVSLASAKAALNKLKEKIGAVTPKKISLLSDMELRECYFSRQKTAYARHLADAILSKRLALKTLTLKSDEEIRKELVSIKGIGNWTVDVFLLMALHRSDIFPVGDLAMIQSLKKVKKLPAHVSQERILSLAEVWRPFRSVAAMILWHSYIQEKGIKI is encoded by the coding sequence TTGAAACATAAAATTCAGAGTTTTGATCGGGAGAATTTTCATTCCATCTGCGATCGTTTGTCTAAAAAGGACAAAGAACTACATTCCATTCTTGTAAAATACGGCTATCCTCCGTTCTGGAGCCGCCAACCCAGTTTCGAAACTTTGGTTCATATCATTTTGGAGCAACAGGTTTCTCTCGCTTCCGCAAAGGCCGCGTTGAATAAACTTAAGGAGAAGATCGGAGCGGTAACGCCCAAAAAGATTTCTTTGTTAAGCGACATGGAACTCAGGGAATGTTATTTCAGCAGACAAAAGACGGCGTATGCCCGCCATCTCGCGGACGCGATTCTTTCCAAACGTTTGGCGCTCAAGACGTTGACTTTAAAATCGGACGAGGAAATCCGAAAGGAACTCGTTTCCATCAAAGGGATCGGGAATTGGACCGTGGACGTATTTCTTTTGATGGCTCTGCATCGATCGGATATTTTTCCCGTGGGCGATCTTGCGATGATTCAATCCTTAAAGAAGGTCAAAAAATTACCCGCTCACGTTTCCCAAGAAAGAATTCTTTCGCTTGCGGAGGTCTGGAGACCGTTTCGATCGGTCGCCGCGATGATATTATGGCATTCTTACATTCAAGAAAAGGGAATTAAGATTTAA
- a CDS encoding TCR/Tet family MFS transporter, whose product MNSRRPAALGFIFVTVLIDVIGFGIIIPVLPKLIQELTQGSLSNAAWYGGLLMFAYSLVQFVCAPFVGGLSDRYGRRPVLLLSLFGFTLDYLFLAFAPTIFWLFVGRVVAGIMGASFTTGYAYIADISPSEKRAENFGILGAAFGLGFIIGPVIGGALGQYGSRAPFLAAAALTLVNWLFGFFILPESLSKENRRKFEWKKANPIGSLINLKRYPMIVGLIVAFFLINTAAHAVQGTWNYYTMEKFQWDEAMVGYSLGVVGLVYAVTQGGLIRIILPALGQNRSIYLGLFLSALGYALFALATKSWMMFVFLIPYCLGGIAMPPLQGIMSSQVPANEQGELQGALTSLMSVTAIIGPILMTGLFSYFTAKGTPVYSPEAPLWMGTILTAASLWISVGSLRKHHS is encoded by the coding sequence ATGAACTCTCGACGTCCTGCCGCTTTAGGCTTCATCTTTGTTACCGTTCTTATCGACGTGATCGGTTTCGGGATCATCATTCCCGTATTGCCGAAATTGATCCAGGAATTGACGCAAGGCTCTTTGAGCAACGCCGCTTGGTACGGCGGGCTTTTGATGTTCGCGTATTCTCTCGTGCAGTTCGTCTGCGCGCCGTTTGTCGGCGGGCTCAGCGATCGTTACGGAAGAAGACCCGTGCTTCTTCTTTCCCTGTTCGGATTCACTTTGGACTATCTTTTCCTGGCGTTCGCTCCTACCATCTTTTGGCTGTTTGTCGGAAGAGTCGTGGCGGGAATTATGGGAGCAAGTTTTACGACCGGATATGCGTATATCGCGGATATCAGTCCTTCCGAAAAACGCGCGGAGAATTTCGGAATTCTCGGAGCGGCGTTCGGATTGGGATTTATCATCGGCCCGGTGATCGGAGGGGCGCTCGGTCAGTACGGATCGAGAGCGCCCTTTTTGGCGGCGGCCGCGCTTACGCTCGTGAACTGGCTGTTCGGATTTTTCATTCTTCCCGAATCCTTATCCAAAGAAAACAGAAGAAAGTTCGAATGGAAAAAGGCGAATCCGATCGGTTCGCTTATCAATTTGAAACGTTATCCGATGATCGTCGGTTTGATCGTCGCGTTCTTTCTCATCAACACCGCGGCGCATGCGGTTCAAGGAACTTGGAACTATTACACGATGGAAAAATTCCAGTGGGACGAAGCGATGGTCGGTTATTCTCTCGGAGTCGTCGGTCTCGTTTATGCCGTGACCCAAGGCGGACTCATTCGGATCATTCTTCCCGCGCTGGGACAAAACAGAAGCATTTATCTCGGATTGTTTTTGAGCGCGCTCGGTTACGCGTTATTCGCGCTTGCCACAAAAAGCTGGATGATGTTCGTCTTTTTGATTCCGTATTGTCTCGGAGGAATCGCGATGCCTCCTTTGCAGGGGATCATGTCTTCTCAAGTTCCCGCGAACGAACAGGGAGAATTGCAAGGCGCCCTCACGAGTTTGATGAGCGTTACCGCGATCATCGGGCCGATCCTGATGACCGGATTGTTTTCCTACTTTACCGCAAAAGGAACTCCGGTGTATTCTCCCGAAGCCCCGCTTTGGATGGGAACGATTTTGACCGCGGCGAGTCTTTGGATCTCGGTGGGATCGCTCAGAAAACATCATTCTTAA
- a CDS encoding pirin family protein produces the protein MKLISGHLKDLGDNFRVRRILPSIEARHVGPFVFVDHMGPVPIQSGKELSVRPHPHIGLATITYLYDGVIFHRDSIGSQVPIRPYEVNWMTAGSGISHSERSQVDSEHSSLEGIQTWVALPKEFEEVDAEFFHLDRKDIPVIEGESWTLRLAAGEFLGKRSPVKIYSPLFYADLDARPGAKGEWHIPEGQESGLYVARGSLEIQGQTVQVGQMAVFAPGETITFSSPEGSRAILMGGVPFPEPRYLWWNFVSTSLERIERAKKEWKDETFPAVPGETERIPLPEK, from the coding sequence ATGAAACTCATTTCTGGACATCTCAAAGATCTCGGAGACAACTTTCGAGTTCGAAGAATTCTTCCTTCCATCGAGGCGCGTCACGTAGGACCGTTCGTATTCGTGGATCACATGGGGCCGGTGCCGATTCAAAGCGGAAAGGAACTTTCGGTTCGTCCTCACCCGCATATCGGACTCGCAACGATCACGTATTTGTATGACGGAGTGATCTTCCATCGGGACAGCATCGGCTCGCAGGTTCCGATCCGTCCGTACGAAGTGAATTGGATGACCGCCGGATCGGGAATCTCGCACAGCGAACGATCGCAAGTCGATTCGGAACATTCTTCATTGGAAGGAATTCAAACTTGGGTCGCGCTTCCGAAAGAATTCGAGGAAGTGGACGCGGAATTTTTTCATTTGGACCGAAAGGACATTCCCGTCATCGAAGGAGAATCTTGGACGCTCCGACTCGCCGCGGGAGAATTCTTAGGCAAACGATCGCCCGTAAAAATTTATTCACCGTTGTTTTATGCGGACTTGGACGCAAGACCCGGCGCAAAGGGAGAATGGCATATTCCAGAAGGTCAGGAATCCGGTTTGTATGTAGCAAGAGGCAGTCTCGAAATTCAAGGACAAACCGTACAAGTCGGTCAGATGGCCGTGTTCGCCCCCGGAGAAACGATCACTTTTTCTTCCCCGGAAGGAAGCCGCGCGATTCTCATGGGCGGGGTTCCGTTTCCCGAACCGCGTTACCTTTGGTGGAACTTCGTATCCACGTCTTTGGAGCGAATCGAACGCGCCAAAAAAGAATGGAAGGACGAAACCTTTCCGGCGGTTCCGGGTGAAACGGAACGGATTCCCTTGCCGGAAAAATAA
- a CDS encoding molybdopterin-dependent oxidoreductase codes for MCGLRIEVEDGKISAIRGDKEDPFSRGHLCAKGPELKNLYEDPDRLKFPVKRTDTGWVQVSWVEALSETAKALFEIQNRYGFDSVAVYNGNPNVHNYGSMLFGDRFSNRLKSKNHYSATSVDQLPHQLASYLMFGHQLLIPIPDIDHTKYFLILGGNPFASNGSLMTVPDVKKRLKELQERGGKFVVVDPRKTETASNADEHVFIRPGADAFFLLAILNVFFTKNLIRPSSLYDDSELKKISDLASQYSPSQVETVTGVSASTIERIAMEFSSSPSAVCYGRVGVSTQAFGTLSQWLINLVNVLSGNLDKRGGAMFTLPAVDPIDPKGALKSSPGSFNSFQSRVRKLPEFNGELPVAALSEEILTPGEGQIKALVTSAGNPVLSTPNGTKLEEGLKNLEFMVCVDFYINETTQYANYILPPTSTLEHDHYDMIFNVFAVRNTTKYAQPVFEPQPGMLHDWEIFVDLTKRLELLRSGKPLPEELVTTKLGPASIIDFALKGGPYGEKGNHSRMLNLQLLKENPHGIDLGPLMPSFPDRLLTENKKIRLLPKEILEDLTRLSQTFAEWSAPKDKAKKFLLIGRRHLRNNNSWMHNLPKLMTGKNRCTLMIHPEDARSLGISEEEEVQVESRVGRILIPTEITDEIMPGVVSIPHGFGHAKSGVRLNVAKQFAGVSINDLTDDEALDELSGNAAFSGVPVSIRKV; via the coding sequence ATGTGCGGCTTACGCATCGAAGTCGAAGACGGAAAAATTTCCGCGATTCGAGGCGACAAAGAAGATCCGTTCAGCCGCGGACATCTCTGCGCCAAAGGACCCGAACTCAAAAATCTCTACGAAGATCCGGACCGGTTGAAATTTCCCGTCAAACGAACGGACACGGGTTGGGTGCAAGTTAGTTGGGTGGAAGCCCTTTCCGAAACGGCCAAAGCCCTTTTTGAAATTCAGAACCGATACGGATTCGATTCCGTCGCGGTCTACAATGGAAATCCGAACGTTCACAACTACGGTTCCATGCTTTTCGGAGATCGTTTTTCCAATCGCCTCAAATCCAAAAATCATTATTCGGCGACTTCGGTGGATCAGCTTCCGCACCAACTCGCTTCGTATTTGATGTTCGGTCATCAGCTTTTGATTCCGATTCCGGACATCGATCACACGAAATACTTTTTGATTCTCGGCGGAAATCCGTTCGCGTCTAACGGCAGTTTGATGACCGTCCCCGACGTCAAAAAAAGACTGAAAGAACTGCAGGAACGCGGAGGAAAGTTCGTTGTCGTCGATCCTAGAAAAACGGAAACCGCTTCCAACGCGGACGAACACGTTTTCATCCGGCCGGGCGCCGACGCGTTCTTTTTATTAGCGATTTTGAATGTGTTTTTTACGAAGAATCTGATCCGGCCGTCATCCCTTTACGACGACTCGGAGCTTAAAAAGATTTCCGATCTCGCGTCGCAGTATTCGCCTTCTCAAGTGGAAACGGTCACGGGAGTCAGCGCGTCTACGATCGAAAGAATCGCGATGGAATTCTCCTCCTCTCCAAGCGCCGTCTGTTACGGAAGGGTCGGAGTTTCCACGCAGGCCTTCGGAACTCTTTCACAATGGCTCATCAACCTCGTAAACGTTTTGAGCGGGAACCTCGACAAACGAGGAGGAGCGATGTTCACTCTTCCCGCCGTCGATCCGATCGATCCGAAAGGCGCGTTGAAAAGTTCTCCCGGAAGTTTTAACTCGTTTCAATCGAGGGTTCGTAAACTTCCAGAGTTCAACGGGGAACTTCCCGTTGCGGCCTTATCCGAGGAAATTCTTACCCCGGGAGAAGGTCAGATCAAAGCGTTAGTCACATCGGCGGGTAATCCGGTTCTTTCCACTCCGAACGGAACCAAACTCGAAGAAGGTTTAAAGAATCTCGAATTTATGGTATGCGTGGATTTTTACATCAACGAAACGACGCAATACGCGAATTACATTCTCCCTCCGACTTCTACCCTCGAACACGATCACTACGATATGATCTTCAACGTATTCGCGGTCCGTAATACGACCAAATACGCGCAGCCGGTCTTCGAGCCGCAACCGGGAATGCTGCACGACTGGGAAATTTTCGTGGATCTTACGAAACGTCTCGAACTTCTCCGCTCCGGCAAACCTCTTCCGGAAGAACTCGTCACGACCAAACTCGGTCCTGCTTCCATCATCGACTTCGCGTTAAAAGGCGGACCGTACGGAGAGAAAGGCAATCACAGCCGTATGCTCAACTTACAGTTGTTAAAGGAAAATCCTCACGGAATCGATCTCGGTCCTTTGATGCCTTCGTTTCCGGATCGGCTTTTGACGGAGAACAAAAAGATCCGTCTTCTTCCGAAGGAAATTTTGGAAGACCTTACGAGACTTTCCCAAACGTTCGCGGAATGGTCCGCTCCGAAGGACAAAGCGAAGAAGTTTCTGTTGATCGGTAGAAGACATCTGCGCAACAACAATTCCTGGATGCACAATCTTCCCAAGCTGATGACGGGCAAGAACCGTTGCACGCTGATGATTCATCCGGAGGACGCAAGATCGCTCGGAATTTCGGAAGAGGAAGAAGTGCAAGTCGAGTCGAGGGTCGGACGGATTTTGATTCCTACGGAAATCACGGACGAGATCATGCCGGGAGTCGTAAGCATTCCTCACGGTTTCGGTCATGCGAAAAGCGGGGTTCGTTTGAATGTCGCAAAACAATTCGCGGGAGTCAGCATCAACGATCTTACGGACGACGAAGCGCTCGACGAACTTTCGGGTAACGCGGCCTTCAGCGGCGTCCCCGTAAGCATTCGAAAAGTTTAA
- the typA gene encoding translational GTPase TypA: MEIRNIAIIAHVDHGKTTLLDGILRQTGAVTAKEDGERIMDSNDLEKEKGITIKAKNTAVVYKGTRINVVDTPGHADFGGEVERVLATADSCLLLVDAFDGPMPQTRFVLGKSLQLGHKPILVINKIDRPGARPEAVVDMAFDLFSDLGATDEQLDFPIVYASAKQGWAVHNLSESPGTNLDPLLDTVLKHVPPVQADTEAPLQFQVTSLDYNDYVGRIAVGKIYAGKMALGMNVIQLAAKKGEAAAPTDTPLFRITKLYNFEGLKRNEVNNAEAGDIVAIAGLPDVFIGDTICEPGKPAPRPAIEVEEPTVSMFFMVNNSPFAGKEGKFVTTRNIRERLDRELETNVAMRLEETEDKDRFKVLGRGELHLSVLIETMRREGFEIQVSRPEVILKTNEQGQKLEPYEYLVMDIPDQFTGQIIAELNRRKGELQLMDAHPSGMTRVEFVIPTRGIIGFRGFFISETRGEGVMSSRFLRFDIYKGEIPGRKNGALISMDSGESTAYALWKIQERGELVIGPNTAVYPGMIIGIHSRENDLEVNPVKEKKLSNVRSSGADEAIRLVPPRKFSLEQNIEFLDDDELLEVTPASLRLRKKFLDATMRKRNK, from the coding sequence ATGGAAATCCGCAACATCGCTATTATCGCCCACGTCGACCATGGGAAAACCACACTTTTGGACGGAATTCTCCGTCAAACCGGAGCCGTAACCGCTAAGGAAGACGGAGAAAGGATCATGGACTCCAATGACCTGGAAAAGGAAAAAGGGATCACGATCAAAGCCAAGAACACGGCTGTGGTTTACAAAGGAACCAGAATCAACGTTGTAGACACTCCCGGTCACGCGGATTTCGGCGGGGAAGTGGAGCGCGTTCTTGCAACTGCGGATTCCTGTCTTCTTCTTGTGGACGCTTTCGACGGACCGATGCCTCAAACCCGTTTCGTATTAGGAAAGTCCCTTCAACTCGGTCACAAACCGATTCTCGTCATCAATAAAATCGATCGTCCCGGCGCGAGACCCGAAGCCGTTGTGGACATGGCGTTCGATCTGTTCTCCGACCTGGGAGCCACCGACGAACAGCTCGACTTCCCGATCGTATATGCTTCCGCAAAACAAGGTTGGGCGGTTCATAACCTGAGCGAATCTCCGGGCACGAACTTAGACCCTCTTTTAGATACCGTTCTCAAACACGTTCCACCCGTTCAAGCGGATACGGAAGCTCCTCTTCAGTTCCAAGTGACTTCTTTGGATTACAACGACTACGTCGGAAGAATTGCGGTCGGAAAAATTTACGCAGGAAAGATGGCGCTCGGAATGAACGTTATCCAACTCGCGGCGAAGAAGGGAGAAGCTGCTGCTCCAACCGATACCCCTCTTTTTCGAATCACGAAATTATACAACTTCGAAGGTCTGAAACGAAACGAAGTCAACAACGCGGAAGCGGGAGACATCGTAGCGATTGCGGGACTTCCCGACGTGTTTATCGGAGATACGATCTGCGAACCGGGAAAACCGGCTCCAAGACCGGCGATCGAAGTTGAAGAGCCGACCGTTTCCATGTTCTTCATGGTAAACAATTCTCCATTTGCAGGGAAAGAAGGGAAGTTCGTAACGACACGAAATATTCGCGAACGTCTGGACCGCGAACTCGAAACCAACGTGGCGATGAGACTGGAAGAAACCGAAGACAAGGACCGTTTTAAGGTTCTGGGACGGGGGGAACTTCACTTGTCCGTTCTGATCGAAACGATGAGAAGAGAAGGGTTCGAGATCCAAGTTTCTCGTCCCGAAGTAATCTTAAAAACCAACGAGCAAGGCCAAAAACTCGAGCCTTACGAATATTTGGTCATGGATATCCCCGATCAGTTTACGGGTCAGATCATCGCGGAACTCAATCGTAGAAAGGGAGAGCTTCAGTTGATGGACGCGCATCCGTCCGGAATGACCCGCGTGGAATTCGTAATTCCGACACGGGGGATCATCGGTTTTAGAGGATTCTTTATCTCCGAAACAAGAGGCGAGGGAGTAATGTCCTCCCGCTTTTTACGATTCGATATTTACAAAGGTGAGATCCCAGGCCGTAAGAACGGCGCTTTGATTTCCATGGACTCCGGAGAATCCACCGCTTATGCTCTCTGGAAAATCCAGGAAAGGGGAGAATTGGTAATCGGGCCGAACACCGCGGTTTATCCAGGAATGATCATCGGAATCCATTCTCGTGAGAACGATCTTGAAGTGAATCCAGTAAAAGAGAAGAAGCTGAGTAACGTTCGTTCTTCCGGCGCGGATGAAGCGATTCGTCTGGTTCCTCCGAGAAAATTTTCTCTCGAGCAGAACATCGAGTTCTTGGACGACGATGAATTGTTGGAAGTGACTCCAGCAAGTTTGCGTCTTCGCAAGAAGTTCCTCGACGCTACGATGCGCAAACGCAACAAATAA
- a CDS encoding acyltransferase family protein, with product MKAFIKDLWFHRENEIRSLNGLRAVAIILVILNHYALAWKAIGTFQSDSFFWSGVDLSFVLSGFLISKGLFSEWKRNGKIDFKAFYLKRTLRIFPAYYFFILFSLVVSKFALKVAEAKGFEVEALILSLSLDNSWGDFVFLGNYYAGTNIHTWSLSIEEQFYLIFPLFCSLILFKRVLKHRQLFLWSLVLIPTSLRVFVYWTTSTPTTPDYFDEIYFPSQTRFDSLLMGIIAMDLYVSHTTLMDRLKKDRLYYFLLCLFFSFLFIAHWVHQGPSGFFSHTFKFNLLNLGFAGILLLSIVRLESWLSRFLSMKIFVPIARLSFTIYLWHLVLIGVSLSILGIRSEPASTIVFLFQFCAVLILIVILSIPFYILIEYPFQYLRTRMLPRKKTRMKLVAQTHS from the coding sequence ATGAAAGCTTTTATCAAAGATCTTTGGTTTCATAGGGAAAATGAGATTCGATCCCTCAACGGCTTGCGTGCCGTTGCGATCATCCTAGTGATCCTAAATCATTATGCCTTGGCTTGGAAAGCGATTGGAACCTTTCAATCGGATTCGTTCTTTTGGTCGGGCGTGGATTTATCATTCGTTTTGAGCGGTTTCTTGATTTCAAAAGGGCTTTTCAGCGAATGGAAGCGAAACGGAAAAATCGATTTTAAGGCGTTCTATCTCAAAAGAACGCTGCGGATTTTTCCAGCGTATTATTTTTTCATTCTATTCAGCTTGGTCGTTTCCAAGTTCGCATTAAAAGTGGCGGAAGCCAAAGGGTTTGAAGTGGAAGCCTTGATTCTTTCCTTGAGTCTCGATAACTCCTGGGGCGACTTCGTTTTTTTAGGAAACTACTATGCGGGGACGAACATTCACACTTGGTCGCTCTCCATCGAAGAGCAGTTCTATCTGATTTTTCCTTTGTTTTGTAGTCTGATTCTTTTCAAACGAGTGTTGAAACATAGACAGCTATTTCTTTGGTCTTTGGTTTTGATTCCTACTTCGCTGCGGGTATTCGTTTATTGGACGACCTCCACGCCGACGACTCCGGACTATTTCGACGAGATCTATTTTCCCTCACAAACCCGATTCGATTCTTTGCTGATGGGAATCATTGCGATGGATCTATACGTGAGTCATACGACTCTGATGGATCGTTTGAAAAAGGACAGGTTGTATTACTTTCTTTTGTGTTTGTTCTTTTCTTTCTTATTTATTGCTCACTGGGTTCATCAAGGTCCGAGCGGATTCTTTTCGCACACGTTTAAATTCAATCTCTTGAATCTGGGATTTGCTGGAATTCTTCTTCTTTCTATCGTTCGATTGGAAAGCTGGCTGAGCCGTTTTTTAAGTATGAAAATTTTCGTTCCGATTGCGCGATTGAGTTTTACGATTTATCTTTGGCATTTGGTTTTGATCGGAGTTTCTCTTTCCATTTTGGGGATCCGATCCGAACCCGCATCGACGATCGTTTTTTTGTTTCAGTTCTGCGCGGTGCTGATTCTAATCGTGATCCTTTCGATTCCTTTCTACATTCTCATTGAATATCCGTTCCAATATTTGCGGACGAGAATGCTTCCTCGTAAAAAGACAAGGATGAAACTTGTAGCGCAAACCCATTCTTAG
- a CDS encoding helix-turn-helix domain-containing protein, with translation MEVELSCFHDSILRIFQSEVVLADTDGLPSGLKIKKNLDSKRESPPNTCMYSFLAFGAGLAFLLSLSEWITSIRGNNESRIERMNTSTKNERFRLTISPLRNQVVSCLFFSIGVVQLHIFFELSDRLIRFAWIAETHIPFIFAIGPLTYLYFRNLIGETIDRFSPVHLFPCVLSAATMFPFYLRDFVSKQNFLKMENPNDPYHNIVLILLILGTIQNFLYPIVLFRRIWAWRSGANSERRTAFTPFLLLFAGTLFVLILFVIAQSLFMPLFFAASSGVTLLLCIVFVTGHARIPWVEQFKKESREARYAESRIRGLNVDAVLLRLNDLMRNEKYYADEDLTLGKLSDSLGIHTHQLSEILNSNIKKSFREFVADFRLEEAARILLEEPQRSVLSAAYASGFNSKSAFHKLFQEKFGCTPTEFRTNRSFRINA, from the coding sequence ATGGAAGTTGAACTGAGTTGCTTTCATGATTCGATTCTACGCATTTTTCAATCCGAAGTCGTCCTTGCGGATACGGACGGACTTCCCTCCGGGTTAAAGATCAAAAAAAATCTCGACTCTAAGCGGGAATCGCCTCCCAATACCTGCATGTATTCCTTTCTCGCGTTCGGAGCAGGTCTCGCCTTCTTACTTTCTCTATCCGAATGGATCACTTCGATTCGGGGCAATAACGAATCCCGAATCGAGCGCATGAATACATCGACGAAAAACGAACGATTTCGTTTAACAATTTCCCCGCTGCGAAACCAAGTCGTATCGTGTTTATTTTTTTCCATCGGAGTCGTGCAGCTTCATATCTTCTTCGAATTGTCCGATCGACTGATTCGATTCGCTTGGATTGCGGAAACGCACATTCCGTTTATCTTCGCAATCGGTCCGTTAACCTATTTGTATTTTCGAAATTTAATCGGAGAGACAATCGATCGTTTTTCTCCCGTACATTTATTCCCTTGCGTTTTGAGTGCAGCCACGATGTTCCCGTTTTATCTGCGCGACTTCGTATCCAAACAAAATTTCCTAAAGATGGAGAATCCGAACGACCCCTATCACAATATCGTTTTGATTCTTCTTATCTTAGGAACCATTCAGAACTTTCTGTATCCGATCGTTTTATTTCGCAGAATTTGGGCTTGGAGAAGCGGCGCAAACTCGGAACGAAGAACCGCATTCACCCCGTTTCTGCTTTTGTTTGCGGGAACTTTGTTCGTGTTGATTTTATTCGTAATCGCACAAAGCCTTTTTATGCCTTTATTTTTTGCAGCATCTTCCGGCGTCACTTTGTTGCTGTGTATCGTGTTTGTCACCGGACACGCGCGGATTCCCTGGGTGGAACAATTCAAAAAGGAATCGAGAGAAGCGCGATACGCGGAAAGCAGAATCCGAGGTCTGAATGTGGACGCGGTTCTTTTGCGTCTGAACGATTTAATGCGAAATGAAAAATACTATGCGGACGAGGATCTGACATTAGGAAAACTTTCCGACTCTTTAGGAATTCATACACATCAATTGTCCGAAATTCTAAACAGCAATATTAAAAAGAGCTTTCGAGAGTTCGTAGCGGACTTCCGTCTCGAAGAAGCCGCGCGAATCCTTTTAGAAGAACCACAACGATCCGTTTTATCGGCGGCCTACGCGTCCGGATTCAATTCTAAATCCGCGTTTCACAAACTCTTTCAGGAGAAATTCGGATGCACCCCCACTGAATTTCGGACAAACCGGAGCTTCCGAATTAACGCCTAA